One window of the Chryseobacterium sp. CY350 genome contains the following:
- a CDS encoding quinol:cytochrome C oxidoreductase: MYSFSPKLKSTSIILLVVGLVLFGIGYFMNHGLTAEKIEHMMEAVHSSGHDAPTHSSEMIGPQDHASHLEHATMQVHNQPLAAIHFVAVFFFGVSCAVLFFYCIQHAAHAGWPIIITRVMEAIASYIPYGGAILVILMLLNIFHQGHLFHWMDPDLTDPNSAHFDVILFEKKRFLNIPFYAIRTLIYVIGASFFAWKLKAQSKKVDDTNSRVEYQMLYRWAVGYIAFFGFASAAWAWDWLMSIDPHWYSTMYIWYSMVSCLSSGIAVIILLSVYLKKNGFLPQFNDNHLHDLGVFLFATSMLWTYTWFAQFMLYWYANVPEEVNYFFGRFQHYGVTFLPMLIINFLLPLLVLVSSSIKRNYKVVTIMAVVVILGHLLDYFNMVMPGTVGPYWNTPEVLLLVLGAVLFVVGLFIFTVMSALSKLKLIPTGNPYLHESEIYEYPF, from the coding sequence ATGTATAGTTTTTCACCAAAATTAAAATCAACTTCTATCATACTTCTTGTTGTAGGTTTAGTTCTATTTGGAATCGGTTATTTCATGAATCATGGGTTAACTGCAGAAAAAATAGAGCATATGATGGAGGCCGTTCATTCTTCAGGTCACGATGCGCCTACGCACTCTAGTGAGATGATAGGACCTCAGGATCACGCTTCACATCTAGAACATGCTACAATGCAGGTTCACAACCAGCCTTTGGCAGCAATACATTTTGTAGCAGTATTTTTCTTCGGAGTAAGTTGTGCGGTATTGTTTTTCTACTGTATTCAGCACGCCGCTCACGCAGGATGGCCAATTATTATTACAAGAGTAATGGAAGCTATTGCTTCTTATATTCCTTACGGTGGAGCAATTTTAGTAATTTTAATGTTACTAAATATCTTTCACCAAGGTCACCTATTCCACTGGATGGATCCGGATTTGACAGATCCAAATTCTGCTCATTTTGACGTGATCTTATTTGAAAAGAAAAGATTTTTAAATATTCCTTTCTACGCAATCAGAACTTTGATCTACGTAATCGGAGCATCATTCTTCGCTTGGAAACTGAAAGCTCAGTCTAAAAAAGTAGACGATACCAACTCTAGAGTTGAATATCAAATGCTTTACAGATGGGCGGTAGGATATATTGCATTCTTTGGGTTTGCTTCTGCAGCTTGGGCTTGGGATTGGTTGATGTCTATTGACCCTCATTGGTATTCTACAATGTATATCTGGTATTCTATGGTTAGCTGTCTTTCAAGTGGTATCGCGGTAATTATCTTACTAAGTGTTTACCTTAAGAAAAACGGATTCTTACCACAGTTCAATGATAATCACTTGCACGATTTAGGAGTTTTCCTTTTTGCTACAAGTATGCTTTGGACGTACACATGGTTTGCTCAGTTTATGTTGTACTGGTATGCAAATGTACCGGAAGAGGTTAATTACTTCTTCGGAAGATTCCAACACTATGGAGTGACGTTCTTACCAATGCTGATCATCAACTTCTTATTACCATTATTGGTTTTAGTAAGTTCAAGCATTAAGAGAAATTACAAAGTAGTAACGATTATGGCAGTAGTTGTTATCTTAGGTCACCTTTTAGATTATTTCAACATGGTAATGCCGGGAACAGTTGGTCCTTATTGGAACACTCCTGAAGTACTTTTATTAGTATTAGGCGCTGTATTATTTGTTGTAGGCTTATTTATCTTCACAGTAATGTCTGCTTTATCTAAATTGAAGCTAATTC
- a CDS encoding c-type cytochrome — translation MLKMKKNVLKITAILSLTTVLLNSCGPKENTPLVYFPDMYFPVAYDPLMKAQDAYSDHENEIPAFVRTNGATGLAPVEGSVAQNKDGVFAENILPKNPDEYNAGYDASKSLTSSPLNPANAAKDIERGKILFDHTCSACHGTGGDGQGPIVQSGAYSGVPNYADREITVGSVHYVLTNGRNAMGSYAGQLNAGDRWRVAMYVINAFKKGAPAAAATATAAKTDSTATKK, via the coding sequence ATGCTTAAAATGAAAAAGAATGTACTAAAAATTACAGCAATTTTAAGTTTAACTACAGTTTTACTTAATTCTTGCGGACCGAAAGAAAATACACCTCTGGTATATTTCCCGGATATGTACTTTCCGGTAGCTTACGATCCTTTAATGAAAGCTCAGGATGCATATTCAGATCATGAAAATGAAATTCCTGCTTTTGTAAGAACTAATGGTGCTACTGGCCTTGCTCCCGTAGAAGGTTCAGTTGCTCAAAATAAAGATGGTGTTTTTGCAGAAAATATACTTCCTAAAAACCCAGATGAGTATAATGCAGGTTATGATGCTTCAAAATCATTGACTTCTTCTCCTTTAAATCCGGCTAATGCTGCGAAAGATATCGAAAGAGGTAAAATATTATTTGACCATACTTGCTCGGCATGCCACGGAACTGGAGGTGACGGTCAGGGACCAATCGTTCAGAGCGGAGCATACTCAGGTGTACCAAATTATGCAGACAGAGAAATCACTGTAGGTTCTGTTCATTATGTATTAACAAACGGTAGAAATGCGATGGGTTCTTATGCAGGACAACTAAATGCTGGAGACAGATGGAGAGTTGCAATGTATGTGATCAACGCTTTTAAGAAAGGCGCACCGGCAGCAGCAGCGACAGCGACAGCAGCAAAAACAGATTCTACCGCAACTAAAAAATAA
- a CDS encoding DUF3341 domain-containing protein: MSTTKIVYGLYADDDDLMNGVKAFNDKGIAINEVYTPFPVHGLDKALGLKKTRISDAAFIYALYGVSIGATVTWYVMNHDWPQNIGGKPAFDWAHNMPAFVVPMFELMVFCAAHMMSLTFLVRNKMYPGAPAQNPDPRTTDDKFMMEFITEDVESIKQLLVDTGVEEITVKDA; this comes from the coding sequence ATGAGCACCACTAAAATTGTATACGGACTTTATGCTGATGACGACGATCTAATGAACGGAGTTAAGGCATTCAACGATAAAGGAATCGCAATCAACGAAGTGTATACTCCGTTCCCGGTTCACGGGCTAGATAAAGCTTTAGGATTAAAGAAAACAAGAATTTCTGATGCGGCATTTATCTATGCTCTTTACGGAGTTAGTATTGGCGCAACAGTTACTTGGTACGTAATGAATCATGACTGGCCACAGAACATTGGTGGGAAACCAGCTTTTGACTGGGCACACAATATGCCTGCATTCGTAGTTCCAATGTTTGAATTAATGGTATTCTGTGCTGCACACATGATGTCTTTGACTTTCTTAGTCAGAAACAAAATGTATCCTGGTGCACCGGCTCAGAACCCAGATCCAAGAACGACAGATGATAAATTCATGATGGAATTTATAACTGAAGATGTAGAATCTATTAAGCAGCTGCTTGTTGATACGGGAGTTGAAGAAATAACTGTTAAAGATGCTTAA
- the nrfD gene encoding NrfD/PsrC family molybdoenzyme membrane anchor subunit — protein sequence MSGHYEAPIREPLIIGHKTYHDITEDIARPIEERAGKLWWVSLYAALVLFIYGFGCIAYTIGTGIGAWGLNRTINWGWDITNFVWWVGIGHAGTLISAVLLLFRQRWRMSVNRSAEAMTIFAVVQAAIFPVIHMGRVWVGYWVFPLPNQFGSLWGNFNSPLLWDVFAISTYFSVSTVFWFMGLIPDFAMIRDRAKTPWTRKIYTFLAFGWGGKAKHWQRFEELSLVLAGLATPLVFSVHTTVSFDFATSVIKGWHSTIYPPYFVAGAIFSGFAMVQTLLLIARKVCHLEDYITMYHIEIMNIVIILTGGMVTVAYATEYFIGWYSGSRYEDFTYLSPGAATGPYWWAFWALISCNLIIPAAFWFKRVRTNILATFIIALIINIGMWFERFDIIVINLSRDYLPGSWTMFKPTIIDVGVYLGTIGFFSVLFLLYARTFPVIAQAELKSILKISGETYKAKEGDEHH from the coding sequence ATGTCAGGACATTACGAAGCTCCGATAAGGGAACCTCTGATTATTGGTCACAAAACTTATCACGATATCACAGAAGATATTGCACGACCTATCGAAGAAAGAGCAGGAAAATTATGGTGGGTTTCACTATATGCGGCCTTAGTTCTTTTCATCTATGGATTCGGCTGTATCGCCTACACTATCGGGACAGGTATTGGAGCATGGGGGCTTAACAGAACTATTAACTGGGGTTGGGATATTACCAACTTCGTATGGTGGGTAGGTATCGGTCACGCCGGAACTCTTATCTCCGCAGTATTATTATTATTTAGACAGCGCTGGAGAATGTCTGTAAACCGTTCTGCAGAGGCGATGACGATTTTCGCAGTTGTACAGGCAGCAATCTTCCCGGTTATACACATGGGTAGAGTTTGGGTAGGATATTGGGTATTCCCTCTTCCTAACCAGTTTGGTTCTCTTTGGGGGAACTTTAACTCTCCTCTACTTTGGGACGTATTTGCAATCTCAACGTATTTCTCAGTCTCTACAGTATTCTGGTTTATGGGATTGATTCCTGACTTTGCAATGATCAGAGACAGAGCAAAAACTCCATGGACAAGAAAGATATATACATTCCTAGCTTTCGGTTGGGGTGGTAAAGCAAAACACTGGCAGAGATTTGAAGAACTATCTTTGGTTCTTGCAGGTTTGGCTACTCCACTTGTATTCTCGGTACACACGACGGTATCTTTTGACTTTGCTACGTCAGTAATTAAAGGATGGCACTCTACGATCTATCCTCCTTACTTTGTTGCGGGAGCTATCTTCTCAGGATTTGCAATGGTACAAACCCTATTGTTGATCGCTAGAAAAGTTTGTCACTTAGAAGATTACATCACAATGTACCACATTGAAATTATGAACATCGTAATCATCTTAACAGGTGGTATGGTAACAGTAGCATATGCAACTGAATACTTCATAGGATGGTACTCTGGTTCAAGATACGAAGACTTTACCTATTTATCTCCAGGTGCTGCTACAGGACCTTACTGGTGGGCATTCTGGGCATTGATATCTTGTAACTTAATTATTCCGGCAGCATTCTGGTTTAAAAGAGTAAGAACAAATATTCTTGCAACGTTTATTATAGCATTGATTATTAATATCGGTATGTGGTTCGAGCGTTTTGACATTATCGTAATCAACCTTTCGAGAGATTACTTGCCAGGATCATGGACGATGTTTAAACCAACCATCATCGACGTAGGTGTATACTTAGGAACTATCGGATTCTTCTCTGTATTATTCTTATTATATGCAAGAACATTCCCTGTAATCGCGCAGGCAGAATTGAAATCGATTTTGAAAATCTCAGGTGAAACTTATAAAGCAAAAGAAGGAGATGAGCACCACTAA
- a CDS encoding TAT-variant-translocated molybdopterin oxidoreductase: MASNKIQFRSIHELKDPSLNGKLALKEFQEEIPVEDFLGDAEKSDASTTRRDFLKLLGFSTAAVTLAACEAPVIKTIPYVVKPHDIIPGVPNYYASTYFDGYDFASVLVKTREGRPIKIEPNPVAGDLGKTNARAQASVLSLYDNDKVKQPKFEGKDETFDKVDDYVIKGLEEAKAAGKRIVLLSHSFASPTFKKLFADFKAKYPTAELVTYDAIPYAASLDAAQEVFGQRALPVYDFNGSELVVAFQADFLGEYNAASLESSYAAARKPGASMLRHIQVESNMSLTGANADSRYRLKPSAVNKTLVEVYNAIVGGGSSDKLANEIAKELAAKGSKAVVFADGSKGAQVLAHLINQKLGSVAFTGKANFLKEFDKARFNEFLGWVNGGQVGVLITNNVDPIYSHHKGQDFKKSLAKVPYVIAVADKKNEMYKAAKAVIPVANWLESWGDIEPQTGVYSLMQPTIQKIYKSRQIEESLLVWKNGKNNAANNYYDYLKANSASLLGGTSFNKALYNGVIASTNATTLSYSGGNAQQAIAELGNFKASKLELVLYTKTSIGDGTQANNPWLQELPDPLTRMSWDNYLTISPKDAKDLEIENDLNARMQLDGSIVNLTVNGVTIENVPVFIQPGQADGSVGLALGYGKKDSGATADTGVNAYPLFDGSNLVISNIEIKKTGETHEFAGIQLQNTLMGRYDIAKEVPLTEYLNVAFDDEHHGWNKPLEYHTISGALPAGKIDLWDAFDDTDGPHFNLSVDLNSCTGCGACIIACQAENNVPVVGKEEIRMSRDMYWLRIDRYYSAKEKIETKEGVERGLNVPQLYDILIEPNESPDVIFQPVMCQHCNHAPCETVCPVAATSHGKQGQNHMAYNRCIGTRYCANNCPYKVRRFNWFTYNLNDRFDFNQNNDLGRMVLNPDVVVRTRGVMEKCSLCIQKTQATILNAKKENRKVTDNEFKDSVACASACSTGSLTFGDMNDKESEVRKLYSSNRRYHLLEEIGTKPNVFYHTKVRNRAEN, encoded by the coding sequence ATGGCTTCAAACAAAATACAATTTAGAAGTATTCACGAACTTAAAGACCCTTCCCTAAACGGTAAGCTGGCTCTTAAAGAGTTCCAAGAAGAAATTCCGGTAGAAGATTTCTTAGGTGACGCTGAAAAAAGCGATGCTAGTACAACAAGAAGAGATTTCTTGAAGTTATTAGGTTTCTCTACAGCAGCAGTTACTTTAGCAGCTTGTGAAGCTCCGGTAATCAAAACAATTCCTTATGTGGTAAAGCCACATGATATTATTCCGGGAGTTCCTAATTACTATGCTTCAACATATTTTGACGGTTATGATTTCGCAAGTGTTTTAGTAAAAACCAGAGAAGGAAGACCTATCAAAATTGAACCAAATCCGGTAGCGGGTGATTTAGGAAAAACCAATGCAAGAGCTCAGGCGAGTGTACTTTCTCTTTATGATAACGATAAAGTAAAACAGCCTAAATTTGAAGGTAAAGACGAAACTTTCGATAAAGTAGATGATTATGTGATCAAAGGTTTAGAAGAAGCTAAAGCTGCGGGAAAAAGAATCGTACTACTTTCTCACTCTTTTGCGTCGCCAACATTCAAAAAATTATTTGCTGATTTTAAAGCTAAATATCCTACTGCTGAACTGGTAACTTATGATGCAATACCTTACGCTGCTTCTCTAGATGCTGCACAGGAAGTATTCGGACAGAGAGCTTTGCCGGTTTATGACTTTAATGGTTCTGAGTTGGTAGTTGCTTTTCAGGCAGATTTCTTAGGAGAATACAATGCTGCAAGTTTAGAATCTTCTTATGCTGCTGCAAGAAAACCGGGAGCAAGCATGTTGAGACACATTCAGGTGGAATCAAACATGTCTTTAACTGGCGCTAATGCAGATTCAAGATACAGATTAAAGCCAAGTGCTGTAAACAAGACTTTGGTTGAAGTTTACAACGCAATCGTTGGAGGTGGCTCTTCAGATAAATTAGCGAACGAGATTGCTAAAGAGTTAGCAGCAAAAGGCAGCAAAGCTGTAGTTTTCGCTGACGGTTCTAAAGGTGCTCAGGTTTTAGCTCACTTAATCAACCAAAAATTAGGTTCAGTAGCTTTCACTGGAAAAGCAAACTTCCTGAAGGAATTTGATAAAGCAAGATTCAACGAATTTTTAGGATGGGTAAATGGCGGACAGGTTGGTGTTTTGATTACCAACAATGTTGACCCAATTTATTCTCACCATAAAGGACAAGATTTCAAAAAATCTTTGGCTAAAGTTCCTTACGTTATTGCTGTTGCAGACAAGAAAAACGAAATGTATAAAGCAGCGAAGGCTGTAATTCCGGTAGCTAACTGGCTAGAATCTTGGGGAGATATTGAGCCTCAGACGGGAGTTTATTCATTAATGCAGCCTACAATCCAAAAAATCTACAAATCTAGACAGATCGAAGAGTCTCTATTGGTTTGGAAGAATGGAAAAAATAACGCGGCAAATAATTATTACGATTATTTAAAGGCAAATTCAGCTTCTCTATTAGGAGGTACTTCATTCAATAAGGCTTTATATAATGGTGTTATTGCATCTACTAATGCGACAACGTTATCATATTCCGGAGGAAATGCTCAACAAGCTATTGCTGAATTAGGAAACTTTAAAGCATCAAAATTAGAATTAGTTTTATACACAAAGACTTCAATAGGCGACGGAACTCAGGCAAACAACCCTTGGTTGCAGGAATTACCGGATCCATTGACAAGAATGTCTTGGGATAACTACTTAACAATTTCTCCGAAAGATGCTAAAGATTTAGAAATAGAAAACGATCTAAATGCAAGAATGCAGTTGGATGGTTCTATTGTAAATCTTACCGTAAACGGAGTAACAATAGAAAATGTTCCTGTATTTATTCAGCCGGGACAAGCAGACGGATCAGTAGGTCTTGCGCTTGGTTACGGTAAAAAAGATTCTGGAGCCACTGCCGATACTGGGGTAAATGCTTATCCTTTATTTGATGGTTCTAACCTTGTTATTTCAAATATTGAAATTAAAAAAACAGGCGAGACACACGAGTTTGCAGGTATCCAGCTTCAAAACACTCTTATGGGTCGTTACGATATTGCTAAAGAAGTTCCTTTAACGGAATATTTGAATGTAGCATTTGATGACGAACACCACGGATGGAACAAGCCATTGGAATATCACACCATCAGCGGTGCTTTGCCAGCAGGTAAAATTGACCTTTGGGATGCATTTGATGATACAGACGGTCCTCACTTTAACTTATCAGTTGACTTGAATTCTTGTACTGGTTGTGGAGCATGTATTATTGCTTGTCAGGCAGAAAACAACGTTCCTGTTGTAGGTAAAGAAGAGATCAGAATGTCTAGAGATATGTATTGGTTGAGAATCGACCGTTACTATTCTGCAAAAGAAAAAATCGAGACTAAAGAAGGTGTTGAGAGAGGATTAAACGTTCCTCAATTGTATGACATCCTGATTGAGCCGAATGAAAGTCCAGATGTAATCTTCCAGCCGGTGATGTGTCAGCACTGTAACCACGCTCCTTGTGAAACTGTATGCCCGGTAGCGGCTACTTCACACGGTAAGCAAGGTCAAAATCACATGGCTTACAACAGATGTATCGGTACAAGATATTGTGCAAACAACTGTCCTTATAAAGTAAGACGTTTCAACTGGTTTACATATAACCTTAATGACCGTTTTGATTTTAATCAAAATAATGATTTAGGAAGAATGGTTCTTAACCCGGACGTTGTTGTAAGAACAAGAGGGGTTATGGAAAAATGTTCATTATGTATCCAAAAGACTCAGGCTACCATCTTAAATGCTAAGAAGGAAAACAGAAAAGTGACAGACAATGAATTTAAAGATTCCGTAGCATGTGCTTCAGCTTGTTCTACAGGATCATTAACATTCGGAGATATGAATGACAAAGAATCTGAAGTTAGAAAATTATATTCTAGTAACAGAAGATATCATTTACTTGAAGAGATAGGAACAAAACCAAACGTTTTCTATCACACGAAAGTAAGAAACAGAGCAGAAAATTAA
- a CDS encoding c-type cytochrome, translating into MISWRKHYKKGLIAIGLLLSTSASIYGQDGDPKNGEKLFKANCTACHALDKQVVGPALKGVVERLKSEQGLDTEWLHKWIKDNKSLRASGDKYANEVFEKYNKTEMQVFPNLADKDIDDILAYTTNPPAPEPEKTTEAAPGTETSAAPANNTTSSIVIISLLAIAGLLVWILIKLRQLVKMGQSEDLAGLNESRVKSFSEIYEKYHYIGKGLLAVLAILATYGVWNWIMWIGVYKGYKPDQPIYFSHKIHAGENKIDCQLCHSSAKYGKVSEIPSMNVCMNCHRTISEYNGKYLEPGKDKAFYDGEIKKIYEHTGWDPEKQQYTGKNTSPVEWTRIHNMPDFVYFNHAQHVVAGEQAIINSFNKKNPDNKIDVVCKACHGKIDTMNVVQMANDFTMGWCIECHRTTEIDMNNGYNKEYFKNLHEKLKKQYPQDGGKITVDAIGGLECGKCHY; encoded by the coding sequence ATGATTAGTTGGAGAAAGCATTATAAAAAAGGGCTGATTGCGATAGGATTATTGCTATCAACAAGTGCTTCAATTTACGGGCAAGACGGCGATCCTAAAAATGGCGAGAAACTTTTTAAGGCAAATTGTACAGCATGTCACGCTTTAGACAAACAGGTTGTAGGACCGGCACTGAAAGGTGTGGTTGAAAGACTGAAGTCTGAGCAGGGACTAGATACAGAGTGGCTTCACAAGTGGATCAAAGATAACAAATCACTCAGAGCCTCTGGTGACAAGTACGCCAATGAAGTTTTTGAAAAATACAACAAGACTGAAATGCAGGTCTTTCCTAATCTTGCAGATAAGGATATCGACGATATTTTAGCTTACACCACTAATCCTCCGGCACCAGAACCGGAAAAAACTACAGAAGCAGCACCAGGAACAGAAACTAGTGCGGCGCCAGCTAACAATACTACATCAAGCATTGTAATCATTTCACTTTTAGCAATTGCAGGTTTATTAGTTTGGATCTTAATCAAACTGAGACAATTAGTAAAAATGGGTCAGTCTGAAGACTTGGCCGGGCTTAATGAAAGCAGAGTAAAATCTTTCAGTGAAATCTATGAAAAATACCACTACATCGGCAAAGGTCTTTTAGCTGTTCTGGCTATCCTGGCGACTTACGGTGTATGGAACTGGATCATGTGGATTGGTGTTTACAAAGGGTACAAACCAGATCAACCGATCTACTTCTCACATAAAATTCACGCTGGAGAAAATAAAATCGACTGCCAATTGTGTCACTCAAGTGCTAAATATGGTAAGGTTTCTGAAATTCCTTCGATGAACGTTTGTATGAACTGTCACAGAACGATTTCTGAGTACAACGGTAAATATCTCGAGCCAGGAAAAGACAAAGCTTTCTACGATGGTGAAATTAAAAAGATCTACGAACACACAGGTTGGGATCCTGAGAAGCAACAGTACACAGGTAAAAACACTTCTCCTGTAGAATGGACGAGAATTCACAATATGCCAGATTTTGTTTACTTCAATCATGCTCAACACGTAGTAGCTGGTGAACAAGCAATCATTAACTCATTCAACAAGAAAAATCCTGACAACAAGATTGATGTTGTATGTAAAGCATGTCACGGAAAAATTGATACAATGAATGTGGTACAGATGGCAAACGACTTCACTATGGGATGGTGTATCGAATGTCACAGAACAACTGAAATTGATATGAACAACGGTTATAATAAAGAATACTTCAAAAATCTACACGAAAAGCTTAAAAAGCAATACCCTCAAGATGGCGGTAAGATTACGGTAGATGCGATTGGAGGTCTTGAGTGTGGTAAATGTCATTATTAA
- a CDS encoding SPOR domain-containing protein yields the protein MRNFIKIFSILSFFGFYAVDAQQVVKRDTLSGTELVMTMDSRVSDAMTGLEEKCSRVAVHTSVINNDLPPRPTKIYVPNRELTNAEVCRKNPRILGYKIQITTVKSNDEANEIKSYFRKRFPNLKVETDASLRPNYKILAGSYFTKQSAASDLSKVREYFKSAFAVQYRIFCAEAK from the coding sequence ATGAGAAATTTCATTAAAATATTTTCAATTCTTTCTTTCTTTGGTTTTTATGCTGTTGATGCCCAACAGGTTGTGAAGAGAGATACACTTTCCGGTACAGAGCTGGTAATGACGATGGATTCGCGTGTGAGCGATGCAATGACGGGTCTCGAAGAAAAATGTTCAAGAGTAGCAGTGCATACTTCTGTCATAAATAATGATCTCCCACCGAGACCTACCAAAATTTATGTTCCAAACAGAGAACTTACCAACGCTGAAGTTTGCAGAAAAAACCCAAGAATTTTAGGATATAAAATTCAGATTACTACTGTGAAAAGTAATGATGAAGCCAACGAAATTAAATCTTATTTCAGAAAGAGATTTCCAAATTTAAAGGTTGAAACAGATGCTTCTCTGAGGCCAAATTATAAGATTCTTGCGGGAAGTTATTTTACCAAACAAAGTGCCGCTTCAGACCTTTCGAAAGTGAGAGAATATTTCAAATCTGCATTTGCTGTACAATACAGAATCTTCTGTGCAGAAGCAAAATAG
- a CDS encoding DUF6080 domain-containing protein codes for MSIKSKFINFFKIVFPSTVTELAIFVFFYIVYGILGSYIALHYRIIFDSRIPWDAYFSFDNKAIVMTGGSFERHPLSYYFFNWMRDSVLLFTNGKTDVNFRLILAWLSNFVISLSLIQVYKYLKNIIKLPLFINLLIIFFFSLFSTNILLSFTPETYTYTLFLLVLFNNYTGIKFKKEGKIAGSALVLAGVTIGGLTVTNIVKVFIPVVFEKGLLKSWKKFGNAAFRVILAIGVLVVLYLNRIDFKYQNILSKSGEQYEKFSNVKSTPIWDMIYSYFFGGNILFPSFFIREKHNMKGFYFKAIFMETYSTVFAYVFIGLMIGIILWSYFKNFKNKLVQILMLSFLVDVTIHCIFRFGLHTSYIYGGHYIFVYPLLIGWLYFAYGNSPKILSFLTMTIGLLTIYLLLNNYHRMIDFFEFLNLFYK; via the coding sequence GTGTCTATTAAATCAAAATTTATTAATTTTTTCAAGATTGTATTTCCGTCAACTGTCACTGAACTGGCGATTTTTGTGTTTTTTTATATCGTCTACGGAATTTTAGGATCCTATATCGCGCTTCACTACAGAATTATTTTTGACAGCAGAATTCCGTGGGATGCATATTTTAGTTTTGACAATAAAGCTATCGTAATGACAGGTGGTAGTTTTGAAAGACACCCGCTTTCCTACTATTTTTTTAACTGGATGAGAGATTCCGTTCTATTATTCACCAATGGAAAAACAGATGTAAATTTTAGACTGATCTTGGCATGGCTGAGCAATTTTGTTATCAGTTTAAGCTTGATTCAGGTATATAAATATTTAAAAAACATCATCAAGCTTCCATTATTTATTAACCTTTTAATCATCTTCTTTTTCAGTTTATTTTCCACAAATATTCTTCTTTCTTTTACGCCAGAAACCTATACTTACACGCTCTTTTTGCTGGTTTTATTTAACAATTACACTGGAATAAAATTTAAAAAAGAGGGTAAAATTGCGGGTTCTGCATTAGTACTGGCCGGTGTTACTATTGGCGGACTAACAGTGACGAATATTGTGAAAGTTTTTATCCCTGTTGTATTCGAAAAAGGCTTATTGAAAAGCTGGAAAAAATTTGGAAATGCAGCTTTCAGAGTAATTCTTGCTATAGGAGTTTTAGTCGTTTTATACTTAAATCGTATTGATTTTAAATATCAAAACATACTTTCAAAGTCGGGCGAACAGTATGAAAAGTTCTCAAATGTAAAGTCGACACCGATTTGGGATATGATTTACTCTTACTTTTTTGGTGGAAACATACTTTTTCCAAGCTTTTTCATCCGGGAAAAACACAATATGAAAGGTTTTTATTTTAAAGCAATCTTTATGGAAACCTATTCTACAGTATTTGCATACGTCTTCATTGGATTGATGATAGGAATTATTTTATGGAGTTATTTTAAGAATTTCAAGAACAAACTTGTTCAGATTCTTATGCTCTCTTTTTTGGTTGATGTTACTATTCATTGCATCTTTAGATTTGGCTTGCATACCTCATACATCTACGGCGGCCACTACATTTTCGTCTATCCTTTGTTAATAGGATGGTTGTATTTCGCATATGGGAATTCTCCGAAAATATTATCTTTTTTGACGATGACCATAGGACTTTTGACGATATATCTGCTCCTGAATAATTACCATCGAATGATCGATTTTTTTGAATTTTTAAACCTTTTCTACAAATAA